In the genome of Oscarella lobularis chromosome 1, ooOscLobu1.1, whole genome shotgun sequence, one region contains:
- the LOC136195840 gene encoding uncharacterized protein isoform X1, with amino-acid sequence MSKTFLWKYKVSKRLPRKIIASTTQTLNCNVWQRENPRPWVSIRDPRGKRIGVSGTEGAWVCLNTSLAIGGVYHCRANNSVWSEMSITNIPTNLTVDFREMTHSNETCFPEGSSVALCCTASADGDGLVTEILSSKGTVINSTIGVKNKICAVVSTPGVYTCIASTHHIFFERTLTVCMYPDDAFATSVIVSCVVIGALLLVLLFVLVKFRRRNFFSWRRNFSMRFDEKSPCSPRQRHKISKSRSFPTSSLPFGQTFFVRWNHP; translated from the exons ATGTCAAAGACG TTCCTCTGGAAATACAAAGTTTCGAAACGGTTGCCAAGAAAGATCATtgcttcgacgacgcagaCATTGAATTGTAATGTCTGGCAAAGGGAAAACCCTCGCCCTTGGGTCTCCATACGTGATCCGCGTGGAAAACGCATAGGAGTCTCTGGAACAGAGGGCGCTTGGGTTTGTCTGAATACGAGTTTGGCTATTGGAGGCGTTTACCATTGTCGTGCGAACAATTCGGTCTGGAGTGAAATGTCAATCACCAACATTCCCACCAATC TTACAGTTGACTTCCGTGAGATGACGCATTCGAACGAGACGTGCTTTCCTGAAGGCTCATCGGTTGCGTTGTGTTGCACGGCGTCAGCGGATGGAGATGGCTTAGTCACCGAAATACTTTCGTCTAAGGGAACTGTTATCAACTCCACCATCGGCGTGAAAAACAAGATATGTGCTGTTGTAAGCACTCCGGGCGTCTATACCTGCATTGCAAGCACGCATCACATCTTTTTCGAGCGAACGCTGACTGTATGCATGTATCCAGACGATGCTTTTGCCACAAGCGTCATTGTGAGTTGCGTCGTAATTGGCGCTCTTTTGCTCGTCCTGCTGTTTGTGCTTGTGAAATTTAGaaggagaaattttttcag CTGGCgaagaaatttttcaatgcgattcgacgaaaaaagccCTTGCTCTCCTCGCCAAAGACACAAG ATAAGCAAATCGAGATCGTTTCCGACGTCATCACTCCCGTTTGGCCAAACGTTTTTCGTGCGATGGAACCACCCTTGA
- the LOC136195867 gene encoding roundabout homolog 2-like isoform X1, whose translation MDTNESDRDVVVACKGRVVDFFCTGNGNPVPNVTVMHVKSGESSSLPQLVGGGSATAMFTVTNASRVDNGTYVCRAENKVGVVNVSITLIVCESPPSISFYVSPKPSSSSQCLPVDGGFSLKCLAHGCPNPSIELIPPASTGIVARNGEAVYKITNGSPNGAYVCRVANVCGNVSKVHQLCTTDTGTPDIWVIVISTVAACLFAVLLAVILSPVAKRLHHSSRRVRSEYGEYGSISSDTAPIVAANQDSGTLPPQMPD comes from the exons ATGGATACAAATGAGTCAGACCGCGATGTCGTCGTTGCGTGCAAaggtcgcgtcgtcgatttcttctgcaCAGGAAACGGTAATCCTGTGCCAAACGTGACCGTGATGCACGTAAAGTCaggcgagtcgtcgtcgttgccgcaGCTCGTCGGCGGTGGATCAGCAACGGCCATGTTTACTGTAACAAATGCAAGCAGAGTCGACAACGGCACGTACGTCTGCCGGGCTGAGAATAAAGTTGGCGTCGTCAATGTCAGTATCACTCTGATTGTTTGCG AATCTCCTCCGAGTATTTCTTTTTACGTTTCTCCCAAGCCCAGCTCGTCTTCTCAGTGTTTGCCGGTCGACGGAGGTTTCTCTCTGAAGTGCCTAGCGCATGGGTGTCCCAACCCTTCGATTGAACTCATCCCTCCAGCGTCCACGGGCATTGTAGCACGCAATGGCGAAGCTGTTTATAAAATTACAAACGGTAGCCCAAACGGGGCGTACGTTTGCAGAGTGGCAAACGTTTGTGGAAATGTATCAAAAGTGCATCAACTATGCACTACAG ATACCGGTACTCCGGACATTTGGGTCATCGTCATTTCAACTGTTGCAGCATGTCTTTTCGCTGTTTTGCTCGCGGTAATCTTATCGCCAGTTGCAAAAAG ATTGCATCACTCTTCTCGTCGGGTACGAAGTGAGTACGGAGAGTATGGAAGTATTTCAAGCGATACTGCTCCTATAGTCGCTGCTAACCAGGACTCTGGCACTCTTCCTCCTCAAATGCCTGATTAA
- the LOC136195867 gene encoding roundabout homolog 2-like isoform X2 has translation MDTNESDRDVVVACKGRVVDFFCTGNGNPVPNVTVMHVKSGESSSLPQLVGGGSATAMFTVTNASRVDNGTYVCRAENKVGVVNVSITLIVCESPPSISFYVSPKPSSSSQCLPVDGGFSLKCLAHGCPNPSIELIPPASTGIVARNGEAVYKITNGSPNGAYVCRVANVCGNVSKVHQLCTTDTGTPDIWVIVISTVAACLFAVLLAVILSPVAKRLHHSSRRVRIAANQDSGTLPPQMPD, from the exons ATGGATACAAATGAGTCAGACCGCGATGTCGTCGTTGCGTGCAAaggtcgcgtcgtcgatttcttctgcaCAGGAAACGGTAATCCTGTGCCAAACGTGACCGTGATGCACGTAAAGTCaggcgagtcgtcgtcgttgccgcaGCTCGTCGGCGGTGGATCAGCAACGGCCATGTTTACTGTAACAAATGCAAGCAGAGTCGACAACGGCACGTACGTCTGCCGGGCTGAGAATAAAGTTGGCGTCGTCAATGTCAGTATCACTCTGATTGTTTGCG AATCTCCTCCGAGTATTTCTTTTTACGTTTCTCCCAAGCCCAGCTCGTCTTCTCAGTGTTTGCCGGTCGACGGAGGTTTCTCTCTGAAGTGCCTAGCGCATGGGTGTCCCAACCCTTCGATTGAACTCATCCCTCCAGCGTCCACGGGCATTGTAGCACGCAATGGCGAAGCTGTTTATAAAATTACAAACGGTAGCCCAAACGGGGCGTACGTTTGCAGAGTGGCAAACGTTTGTGGAAATGTATCAAAAGTGCATCAACTATGCACTACAG ATACCGGTACTCCGGACATTTGGGTCATCGTCATTTCAACTGTTGCAGCATGTCTTTTCGCTGTTTTGCTCGCGGTAATCTTATCGCCAGTTGCAAAAAG ATTGCATCACTCTTCTCGTCGGGTACGAA TCGCTGCTAACCAGGACTCTGGCACTCTTCCTCCTCAAATGCCTGATTAA
- the LOC136195801 gene encoding uncharacterized protein → MHSNESDGNQQCRPEGSTLCCSATAGNNSLTVRILNSKGKVLNSATGIGEKTCATVTKTGNYSCFAGNQFSNATRFLEEHVRYCSQAAITGTGIGVFALLILLVVTLGVIRCIGRFRSPQRKSTESQPRNETTPLLSSLDGDAEVSRTAEDDNIDKQIAIVSNVICYNWKDVFRVIEPSLQDGIRFLESVVEEAKNSRRPGSYWADYCLRKWIGENTNSDPKPESSFLHTVHKALLVLEEMDLVEKLYMDFPVLKPNQESELLLSASFEKK, encoded by the exons ATGCATTCAAACGAAAGTGACGGCAATCAACAGTGCCGCCCCGAAGGCTCTACGCTGTGCTGCTCAGCGACTGCCGGAAATAACTCACTGACCGTTCGAATATTGAATTCCAAAGGAAAGGTCTTGAATTCGGCAACGGGCATAGGAGAAAAGACCTGCGCAACTGTCACGAAGACTGGAAACTACAGCTGCTTTGCTGGAAATCAATTCAGCAACGCGACAAGGTTTTTAGAGGAACACGTTCGGTATTGTTCCCAGGCGGCTATCACCGGCACCGGCATTGGGGTTTTTGCCCTTTTGATTCTTCTTGTGGTAACTTTGGGAGTTATAAG GTGCATCGGAAGATTCCGAAGTCCACAAAGGAAAAGTACAGAATCTCAGCCCAGGAACGAAACTACGCCCTTGCTTTCATCACTGGATG GTGATGCCGAAGTATCACGAACGGCGGAGGACGACAATATAG atAAACAAATTGCGATTGTTTCAAACGTAATTTGCTACAATTGGAAAGACGTTTTTCGTGTGATCGAGCCTTCGTTGCAAGACGGAATCCGTTTCCTCGAGTCCGTCGTCGAGGAGGCTAAGAACTCCAGACGCCCAGGCTCCTATTGGGCGGATTATTGCTTACGAAAATGGATCGGTGAAAACACCAACTCGGACCCTAAACCGGAAAGCAGTTTTCTCCATACCGTGCACAAAGCTCTTCTGGTCCTTGAAGAGATGGATCTCGTTGAAAAACTCTACATGGATTTTCCAGTTCTCAAACCCAACCAAG AAAGCGAGCTGCTTTTGTCCGCATCTTTTGAGAAAAAGTAG
- the LOC136195840 gene encoding uncharacterized protein isoform X2 — protein MCLTVNVKDVSKRLPRKIIASTTQTLNCNVWQRENPRPWVSIRDPRGKRIGVSGTEGAWVCLNTSLAIGGVYHCRANNSVWSEMSITNIPTNLTVDFREMTHSNETCFPEGSSVALCCTASADGDGLVTEILSSKGTVINSTIGVKNKICAVVSTPGVYTCIASTHHIFFERTLTVCMYPDDAFATSVIVSCVVIGALLLVLLFVLVKFRRRNFFSWRRNFSMRFDEKSPCSPRQRHKISKSRSFPTSSLPFGQTFFVRWNHP, from the exons ATGTGCTTGACAGTCAATGTCAAAGACG TTTCGAAACGGTTGCCAAGAAAGATCATtgcttcgacgacgcagaCATTGAATTGTAATGTCTGGCAAAGGGAAAACCCTCGCCCTTGGGTCTCCATACGTGATCCGCGTGGAAAACGCATAGGAGTCTCTGGAACAGAGGGCGCTTGGGTTTGTCTGAATACGAGTTTGGCTATTGGAGGCGTTTACCATTGTCGTGCGAACAATTCGGTCTGGAGTGAAATGTCAATCACCAACATTCCCACCAATC TTACAGTTGACTTCCGTGAGATGACGCATTCGAACGAGACGTGCTTTCCTGAAGGCTCATCGGTTGCGTTGTGTTGCACGGCGTCAGCGGATGGAGATGGCTTAGTCACCGAAATACTTTCGTCTAAGGGAACTGTTATCAACTCCACCATCGGCGTGAAAAACAAGATATGTGCTGTTGTAAGCACTCCGGGCGTCTATACCTGCATTGCAAGCACGCATCACATCTTTTTCGAGCGAACGCTGACTGTATGCATGTATCCAGACGATGCTTTTGCCACAAGCGTCATTGTGAGTTGCGTCGTAATTGGCGCTCTTTTGCTCGTCCTGCTGTTTGTGCTTGTGAAATTTAGaaggagaaattttttcag CTGGCgaagaaatttttcaatgcgattcgacgaaaaaagccCTTGCTCTCCTCGCCAAAGACACAAG ATAAGCAAATCGAGATCGTTTCCGACGTCATCACTCCCGTTTGGCCAAACGTTTTTCGTGCGATGGAACCACCCTTGA
- the LOC136195768 gene encoding uncharacterized protein isoform X1: MARVFGWILLLTLLNRPSPMSSQLEMCSLDNCKYKDNCGCPMGVPNMPNPRENPMFIMIIAYGKITRSFFSTMEAILNDISATDSCHKHSITYLFQTSDGFDETVVRDALEKRHEVGCYPKPPSANASANEWSGALRECIEKLNKIIKDSESMKDEDEDDKHVKSCRAHDFILNENLFQAYSDLAHEHENLSILADLSYRVRQPMYPFTLSYPTILCNNDTTNGSTPLCPGVLTKPWIISNNAIFFSEKDVCYSLESCMKLESKQEDFVEVFRKNMRYRANAELKFHGYYQARQPFTINIESTFFDNYPEGATKLRNVLRALVNESGKSVYFLNATSLIRWLTWHTGVPTALELRDKEYIKIRVFRCWHYPGPKEKAVSISYCILSYLLFFVSVIIIIITCCRCRCCPGSCLKCHQECQCHQECHCTCKCYGEIELSYHVGKGKTPSFTNWMSPFLQFVVDQISFLSPLGIIVVLSIESKTESQTKSTRTQILKVVVKVSMIFIWLGFSIFASIYPAYHAFDESTHNNLKTSAIGLTISLAVMSLIILVLSLVSLYSLRESIVDLQTFLREQIIDSTEDTVVQLPSKMSTRIWGILFMLADIVYTGMIVWNAWHPRGVGLLDGWLDFDDISFFIAYGMYWRMSGFYFLIFFAWADGWIMVNRFIKAKIDNKTGWSQIHRIEEAKSNQTTGKQTVSVQNSDDDDDEKRPRRGMSEYGALYVRLKSTHKAKGARKDYGDDSQRSVGDDIRATTGTSGNNSDARDTSSVSDGTSKAKDSEKDDKDSSQRSGSGGDAPVTDMMLDSNDTSKAKDAKKDEGDDSQRSVCDGQGPIRATTGTSGNNSRAGASNDNVKDDARDTSSQRHDSDGTSKAKDAKKDDGDDIVELPSITSEQKDDASDTSRKRHSSATTNSTKAKDAEKDGQEILEKFKKNFLKYRSAIDFFIVVESISTLANITFTIFLIPHLTSQWDHLGFNGRFLFSTFFAVAVLHIFVPNVILKAHSSSQDDIKPITQTFPTLVASFYYPAVVFFQFLVSHYSSR; this comes from the exons ATGGCACGAGTTTTTGGCTGgattcttcttctgacgCTACTAAACCG ACCTTCTCCAATGAGCTCCCAGTTAGAAATGTGCTCTCTGGATAACTGCAAGTACAAAGACAACTGTGGATGTCCTATGGGAGTCCCAAACATGCCGAACCCGCGAGAAAACCCGATGTTTATAATGATAATTGCTTACGGCAAGATAACGAGAAGCTTTTTTAGCACGATGGAAGCAATTTTGAATGACATCAGCGCAACTGACTCTTGCCATAAACATTCAATAACGTATTTGTTTCAAACTAGCGATGGCTTCGACGAAACAGTTGTTCGAGATGCTCTTGAAAAAAGACACGAAGTCGGATGTTATCCTAAACCTCCTTCGGCGAACGCTTCCGCAAACGAATGGAGCGGTGCTCTTCGCGAATGCATTGAAAAGCTGaacaaaataataaaagaCTCAGAGTCCATgaaagacgaggacgaggacgacaaACATGTGAAATCGTGCAGAGCACATGACTTCATACTCAATGAGAATTTGTTTCAAGCCTACAGTGATCTCGCACACGAGCATGAAAACCTAAGCATTTTAGCTGATCTCTCCTACCGTGTACGACAACCGATGTACCCTTTTACTTTATCGTACCCCACGATTTTGTGCAACAACGACACTACAAATGGCAGTACTCCACTTTGTCCCGGAGTGCTAACTAAACCCTGGATCATTTCGAACAACGCAATTTTCTTTAGTGAAAAAGACGTCTGCTACTCATTAGAAAGCTGCATGAAACTAGAAAGCAAGCAAGAAGATTTTGTTGAAGTCTTTAGAAAGAATATGAGGTATCGTGCAAACGCAGAGCTAAAGTTTCATGGATACTATCAAGCTAGACAACCATTCACAATCAACATTGAGAGTACATTTTTTGACAATTATCCAGAGGGTGCCACAAAGCTAAGGAATGTCCTTCGAGCTTTGGTAAATGAGTCTGGAAAATCTGTTTATTTTCTTAACGCTACGTCGCTTATTCGCTGGCTAACCTGGCATACGGGAGTACCAACTGCGCTGGAACTTAGAGACAAGGAGTACATTAAAATTCGTGTATTTAGATGCTGGCATTATCCTGGGCCGAAAGAAAAGGCAGTTTCAATCTCGTATTGTATTCTAAGTTATTTGCTGTTTTTTGTATCTGTGATCATAATAATCATCACATGCTGCCGCTGTCGCTGCTGTCCCGGCAGCTGCCTAAAGTGCCACCAAGAATGCCAGTGCCACCAAGAATGCCACTGTACATGTAAATGCTACGGTGAGATTGAACTAAGCTATCATGTTGGGAAGGGGAAGACGCCATCGTTTACTAATTGGATGTCTCCATTTCTACAATTCGTTGTTGATCAAATAAGCTTTCTTTCACCGCTTGGAATCATTGTTGTGCTTtccatagaatcaaagacagAATCACAAACAAAATCCACTCGGACTCAGATTTTGAAGGTTGTAGTTAAGGTATCGATGATCTTTATTTGGCTTGGCTTCAGTATCTTTGCGTCAATTTATCCAGCTTATCATGCATTTGATGAAAGCACACACAATAATCTAAAAACAAGTGCCATTGGCCTAACAATTTCCTTGGCCGTTATGTCACTGATTATTCTTGTTCTTTCTCTCGTGTCTCTATACTCTCTAAGAGAAAGCATTGTTGACCTTCAGACTTTTTTGAGAGAACAAATTATCGACTCAACTGAGGATACGGTGGTACAGCTTCCTTCAAAAATGAGCACAAGGATATGGGGAATTCTTTTTATGCTTGCAGATATTGTCTACACTGGGATGATAGTTTGGAATGCTTGGCATCCTCGCGGTGTAGGGCTGCTAGATGGATGGCTAGATTTTGATGACATTTCCTTCTTTATTGCATATGGCATGTATTGGCGGATGTCTGGTTTCTACTTTCTTATTTTCTTTGCGTGGGCCGACGGATGGATAATGGTAAACAGATTCATAAAAGCTAAAATTGACAATAAAACGGGCTGGAGCCAAATACATAGAATTGAGGAGGCAAAGAGCAATCAAACTACTGGGAAACAAACGGTTTCTGTTCAAAacagtgacgacgatgatgatgaaaaaaGGCCACGCCGAGGAATGTCAGAATATGGTGCGTTATATGTGAGACTTAAGAGCACTCACAAAGCCAAAGGTGCTAGAAAAGATTATGGGGATGACAGCCAGAGATCTGTTGGCGATGACATCAGGGCTACTACTGGTACATCTGGTAACAATTCAGATGCACGTGATACTAGTAGCGTCAGTGATGGCACTAGCAAGGCCAAAGATTCTGAAAAAGATGATAAAGATAGCAGCCAGAGATCTGGATCTGGCGGTGATGCACCAGTGACAGACATGATGCTTGACAGTAATGACACAAGCAAGGCCAAAGATGCAAAAAAGGATGAAGGAGATGACAGCCAGAGATCTGTTTGTGATGGCCAGGGACCTATCAGGGCTACCACTGGTACATCTGGTAACAATTCTAGAGCAGGTGCTTCCAACGACAACGTAAAAGATGATGCACGTGATACTAGTAGCCAGAGGCATGACAGTGATGGCACTAGCAAGGCCAAAGACGCTAAAAAAGATGATGGAGATGACATAGTAGAATTACCCTCTATAACTAGTGAACAAAAAGATGACGCAAGTGATACTAGTCGCAAGAGACATAGCAGTGCTACCACTAATAGCACCAAGGCCAAAGATGCAGAAAAAGATGGCCAGGAAATACTAGAAAAGTTtaagaaaaatttcttaaAGTACCGTTCTGCAATTGATTTCttcattgtcgtcgaaagCATCAGTACCTTAGCTAACATCACTTTTACAATTTTTCTAATTCCGCACCTAACTTCTCAGTGGGATCATCTTGGTTTCAATGGAAGATTTTTGTTTTCGACTTTCTTTGCCGTAGCAGTGTTGCACATTTTTGTTCCTAATGTGATACTAAAGGCGCATTCAAGCAGCCAAGACGACATTAAACCGATTACTCAAACCTTTCCAACTCTTGTGGCGTCTTTTTATTATCCAGCTGTAGtattttttcagtttttaGTTTCTCACTATTCTTCGCGTTAG
- the LOC136195768 gene encoding uncharacterized protein isoform X2 gives MSSQLEMCSLDNCKYKDNCGCPMGVPNMPNPRENPMFIMIIAYGKITRSFFSTMEAILNDISATDSCHKHSITYLFQTSDGFDETVVRDALEKRHEVGCYPKPPSANASANEWSGALRECIEKLNKIIKDSESMKDEDEDDKHVKSCRAHDFILNENLFQAYSDLAHEHENLSILADLSYRVRQPMYPFTLSYPTILCNNDTTNGSTPLCPGVLTKPWIISNNAIFFSEKDVCYSLESCMKLESKQEDFVEVFRKNMRYRANAELKFHGYYQARQPFTINIESTFFDNYPEGATKLRNVLRALVNESGKSVYFLNATSLIRWLTWHTGVPTALELRDKEYIKIRVFRCWHYPGPKEKAVSISYCILSYLLFFVSVIIIIITCCRCRCCPGSCLKCHQECQCHQECHCTCKCYGEIELSYHVGKGKTPSFTNWMSPFLQFVVDQISFLSPLGIIVVLSIESKTESQTKSTRTQILKVVVKVSMIFIWLGFSIFASIYPAYHAFDESTHNNLKTSAIGLTISLAVMSLIILVLSLVSLYSLRESIVDLQTFLREQIIDSTEDTVVQLPSKMSTRIWGILFMLADIVYTGMIVWNAWHPRGVGLLDGWLDFDDISFFIAYGMYWRMSGFYFLIFFAWADGWIMVNRFIKAKIDNKTGWSQIHRIEEAKSNQTTGKQTVSVQNSDDDDDEKRPRRGMSEYGALYVRLKSTHKAKGARKDYGDDSQRSVGDDIRATTGTSGNNSDARDTSSVSDGTSKAKDSEKDDKDSSQRSGSGGDAPVTDMMLDSNDTSKAKDAKKDEGDDSQRSVCDGQGPIRATTGTSGNNSRAGASNDNVKDDARDTSSQRHDSDGTSKAKDAKKDDGDDIVELPSITSEQKDDASDTSRKRHSSATTNSTKAKDAEKDGQEILEKFKKNFLKYRSAIDFFIVVESISTLANITFTIFLIPHLTSQWDHLGFNGRFLFSTFFAVAVLHIFVPNVILKAHSSSQDDIKPITQTFPTLVASFYYPAVVFFQFLVSHYSSR, from the coding sequence ATGAGCTCCCAGTTAGAAATGTGCTCTCTGGATAACTGCAAGTACAAAGACAACTGTGGATGTCCTATGGGAGTCCCAAACATGCCGAACCCGCGAGAAAACCCGATGTTTATAATGATAATTGCTTACGGCAAGATAACGAGAAGCTTTTTTAGCACGATGGAAGCAATTTTGAATGACATCAGCGCAACTGACTCTTGCCATAAACATTCAATAACGTATTTGTTTCAAACTAGCGATGGCTTCGACGAAACAGTTGTTCGAGATGCTCTTGAAAAAAGACACGAAGTCGGATGTTATCCTAAACCTCCTTCGGCGAACGCTTCCGCAAACGAATGGAGCGGTGCTCTTCGCGAATGCATTGAAAAGCTGaacaaaataataaaagaCTCAGAGTCCATgaaagacgaggacgaggacgacaaACATGTGAAATCGTGCAGAGCACATGACTTCATACTCAATGAGAATTTGTTTCAAGCCTACAGTGATCTCGCACACGAGCATGAAAACCTAAGCATTTTAGCTGATCTCTCCTACCGTGTACGACAACCGATGTACCCTTTTACTTTATCGTACCCCACGATTTTGTGCAACAACGACACTACAAATGGCAGTACTCCACTTTGTCCCGGAGTGCTAACTAAACCCTGGATCATTTCGAACAACGCAATTTTCTTTAGTGAAAAAGACGTCTGCTACTCATTAGAAAGCTGCATGAAACTAGAAAGCAAGCAAGAAGATTTTGTTGAAGTCTTTAGAAAGAATATGAGGTATCGTGCAAACGCAGAGCTAAAGTTTCATGGATACTATCAAGCTAGACAACCATTCACAATCAACATTGAGAGTACATTTTTTGACAATTATCCAGAGGGTGCCACAAAGCTAAGGAATGTCCTTCGAGCTTTGGTAAATGAGTCTGGAAAATCTGTTTATTTTCTTAACGCTACGTCGCTTATTCGCTGGCTAACCTGGCATACGGGAGTACCAACTGCGCTGGAACTTAGAGACAAGGAGTACATTAAAATTCGTGTATTTAGATGCTGGCATTATCCTGGGCCGAAAGAAAAGGCAGTTTCAATCTCGTATTGTATTCTAAGTTATTTGCTGTTTTTTGTATCTGTGATCATAATAATCATCACATGCTGCCGCTGTCGCTGCTGTCCCGGCAGCTGCCTAAAGTGCCACCAAGAATGCCAGTGCCACCAAGAATGCCACTGTACATGTAAATGCTACGGTGAGATTGAACTAAGCTATCATGTTGGGAAGGGGAAGACGCCATCGTTTACTAATTGGATGTCTCCATTTCTACAATTCGTTGTTGATCAAATAAGCTTTCTTTCACCGCTTGGAATCATTGTTGTGCTTtccatagaatcaaagacagAATCACAAACAAAATCCACTCGGACTCAGATTTTGAAGGTTGTAGTTAAGGTATCGATGATCTTTATTTGGCTTGGCTTCAGTATCTTTGCGTCAATTTATCCAGCTTATCATGCATTTGATGAAAGCACACACAATAATCTAAAAACAAGTGCCATTGGCCTAACAATTTCCTTGGCCGTTATGTCACTGATTATTCTTGTTCTTTCTCTCGTGTCTCTATACTCTCTAAGAGAAAGCATTGTTGACCTTCAGACTTTTTTGAGAGAACAAATTATCGACTCAACTGAGGATACGGTGGTACAGCTTCCTTCAAAAATGAGCACAAGGATATGGGGAATTCTTTTTATGCTTGCAGATATTGTCTACACTGGGATGATAGTTTGGAATGCTTGGCATCCTCGCGGTGTAGGGCTGCTAGATGGATGGCTAGATTTTGATGACATTTCCTTCTTTATTGCATATGGCATGTATTGGCGGATGTCTGGTTTCTACTTTCTTATTTTCTTTGCGTGGGCCGACGGATGGATAATGGTAAACAGATTCATAAAAGCTAAAATTGACAATAAAACGGGCTGGAGCCAAATACATAGAATTGAGGAGGCAAAGAGCAATCAAACTACTGGGAAACAAACGGTTTCTGTTCAAAacagtgacgacgatgatgatgaaaaaaGGCCACGCCGAGGAATGTCAGAATATGGTGCGTTATATGTGAGACTTAAGAGCACTCACAAAGCCAAAGGTGCTAGAAAAGATTATGGGGATGACAGCCAGAGATCTGTTGGCGATGACATCAGGGCTACTACTGGTACATCTGGTAACAATTCAGATGCACGTGATACTAGTAGCGTCAGTGATGGCACTAGCAAGGCCAAAGATTCTGAAAAAGATGATAAAGATAGCAGCCAGAGATCTGGATCTGGCGGTGATGCACCAGTGACAGACATGATGCTTGACAGTAATGACACAAGCAAGGCCAAAGATGCAAAAAAGGATGAAGGAGATGACAGCCAGAGATCTGTTTGTGATGGCCAGGGACCTATCAGGGCTACCACTGGTACATCTGGTAACAATTCTAGAGCAGGTGCTTCCAACGACAACGTAAAAGATGATGCACGTGATACTAGTAGCCAGAGGCATGACAGTGATGGCACTAGCAAGGCCAAAGACGCTAAAAAAGATGATGGAGATGACATAGTAGAATTACCCTCTATAACTAGTGAACAAAAAGATGACGCAAGTGATACTAGTCGCAAGAGACATAGCAGTGCTACCACTAATAGCACCAAGGCCAAAGATGCAGAAAAAGATGGCCAGGAAATACTAGAAAAGTTtaagaaaaatttcttaaAGTACCGTTCTGCAATTGATTTCttcattgtcgtcgaaagCATCAGTACCTTAGCTAACATCACTTTTACAATTTTTCTAATTCCGCACCTAACTTCTCAGTGGGATCATCTTGGTTTCAATGGAAGATTTTTGTTTTCGACTTTCTTTGCCGTAGCAGTGTTGCACATTTTTGTTCCTAATGTGATACTAAAGGCGCATTCAAGCAGCCAAGACGACATTAAACCGATTACTCAAACCTTTCCAACTCTTGTGGCGTCTTTTTATTATCCAGCTGTAGtattttttcagtttttaGTTTCTCACTATTCTTCGCGTTAG